A genomic segment from Glycine soja cultivar W05 chromosome 18, ASM419377v2, whole genome shotgun sequence encodes:
- the LOC114395977 gene encoding cysteine proteinase inhibitor-like isoform X2, protein MAMIGGISQVEGSQDSATIDRLAHFAVDEHNKKENAVLEFVKVVNVKQQVVSGMLYYITLEAKDGEKNKVYETKVWVKPWLDFKEIQEFKLIGDAPYAAPCELTTKDNREAYLPVIF, encoded by the exons ATGGCAATGATAGGAGGCATTAGCCAAGTGGAGGGAAGCCAAGACAGTGCTACCATCGATAGGCTCGCTCATTTTGCTGTTGATGAGCATAATAAGAAAGAG AATGCAGTTCTGGAATTTGTGAAGGTGGTAAATGTGAAACAGCAAGTGGTTTCTGGAATGCTGTACTATATCACTCTAGAGGCCAAGGATGGAGAGAAGAATAAAGTTTATGAGACCAAGGTTTGGGTGAAGCCATGGTTGGACTTCAAGGAGATACAGGAATTCAAGCTCATCGGTGATGCCCCTTATGCTGCACCCTGTGA GCTAACTACTAAAGACAACAGAGAAGCATATTTACCGGTGATCTTTTGA
- the LOC114395977 gene encoding cysteine proteinase inhibitor-like isoform X3: MAMIGGISQVEGSQDSATIDRLAHFAVDEHNKKENAVLEFVKVVNVKQQVVSGMLYYITLEAKDGEKNKVYETKVWVKPWLDFKEIQEFKLIGDAPYAAPCDSCSQANY; the protein is encoded by the exons ATGGCAATGATAGGAGGCATTAGCCAAGTGGAGGGAAGCCAAGACAGTGCTACCATCGATAGGCTCGCTCATTTTGCTGTTGATGAGCATAATAAGAAAGAG AATGCAGTTCTGGAATTTGTGAAGGTGGTAAATGTGAAACAGCAAGTGGTTTCTGGAATGCTGTACTATATCACTCTAGAGGCCAAGGATGGAGAGAAGAATAAAGTTTATGAGACCAAGGTTTGGGTGAAGCCATGGTTGGACTTCAAGGAGATACAGGAATTCAAGCTCATCGGTGATGCCCCTTATGCTGCACCCTGTGA TTCTTGTTCACAGGCTAACTACTAA
- the LOC114395977 gene encoding cysteine proteinase inhibitor-like isoform X4, with protein MAMIGGISQVEGSQDSATIDRLAHFAVDEHNKKENAVLEFVKVVNVKQQVVSGMLYYITLEAKDGEKNKVYETKVWVKPWLDFKEIQEFKLIGDAPYAAPC; from the exons ATGGCAATGATAGGAGGCATTAGCCAAGTGGAGGGAAGCCAAGACAGTGCTACCATCGATAGGCTCGCTCATTTTGCTGTTGATGAGCATAATAAGAAAGAG AATGCAGTTCTGGAATTTGTGAAGGTGGTAAATGTGAAACAGCAAGTGGTTTCTGGAATGCTGTACTATATCACTCTAGAGGCCAAGGATGGAGAGAAGAATAAAGTTTATGAGACCAAGGTTTGGGTGAAGCCATGGTTGGACTTCAAGGAGATACAGGAATTCAAGCTCATCGGTGATGCCCCTTATGCTGCACCCT GCTAA
- the LOC114395977 gene encoding cysteine proteinase inhibitor-like isoform X1, producing the protein MAMIGGISQVEGSQDSATIDRLAHFAVDEHNKKENAVLEFVKVVNVKQQVVSGMLYYITLEAKDGEKNKVYETKVWVKPWLDFKEIQEFKLIGDAPYAAPFLVHRLTTKDNREAYLPVIF; encoded by the exons ATGGCAATGATAGGAGGCATTAGCCAAGTGGAGGGAAGCCAAGACAGTGCTACCATCGATAGGCTCGCTCATTTTGCTGTTGATGAGCATAATAAGAAAGAG AATGCAGTTCTGGAATTTGTGAAGGTGGTAAATGTGAAACAGCAAGTGGTTTCTGGAATGCTGTACTATATCACTCTAGAGGCCAAGGATGGAGAGAAGAATAAAGTTTATGAGACCAAGGTTTGGGTGAAGCCATGGTTGGACTTCAAGGAGATACAGGAATTCAAGCTCATCGGTGATGCCCCTTATGCTGCACCCT TTCTTGTTCACAGGCTAACTACTAAAGACAACAGAGAAGCATATTTACCGGTGATCTTTTGA